A genomic stretch from Onychostoma macrolepis isolate SWU-2019 chromosome 02, ASM1243209v1, whole genome shotgun sequence includes:
- the lpar5a gene encoding lysophosphatidic acid receptor 5a, translating to MQLNNTDNCSTSHFRYPLFTSTYSIVLLFGFPLNSVSLWILVCRNGLTKSVPVIYMANLALSDLLFTLSLPFRIIYFATGEWKLGNALCMIPGTLFVVNIYSSSLFITLISVDRMLAVVYPLRSRHLRTVPMAWVYCVIVWLIIAGVAVPTALNHAENKDLECNVTRCFEKYTPEEWKNGFIILCCVTFFGILVPFCIILGCTVAVVRQLKGYSMATSSSSTELSKSKIVKLFLSNLLIYAICFIPFHIAFILFGLSKQNYLHGDNTLKIYFNLHTVTMCMASTNSCLDPLIYYFSSKNIQGRTRCDSSSKTVGLGLVQSMSWNGQ from the coding sequence ATGCAACTCAACAACACAGATAACTGCAGCACATCTCATTTCAGATATCCACTTTTCACTTCCACCTACAGCATCGTGCTGCTGTTCGGTTTTCCTTTGAACTCTGTGTCTCTTTGGATACTGGTTTGTCGGAATGGCTTGACGAAATCCGTTCCGGTGATCTACATGGCCAACCTGGCCTTATCGGACCTACTTTTCACGCTTTCCCTGCCCTTTCGGATTATCTACTTCGCCACAGGTGAATGGAAGCTGGGAAATGCTCTGTGCATGATTCCAGGGACCCTCTTTGTCGTCAACATCTACTCCAGCTCCTTGTTCATCACGCTCATCAGCGTGGACCGGATGCTGGCCGTGGTGTATCCACTGAGATCTCGACACTTGCGGACGGTACCGATGGCCTGGGTATATTGTGTGATCGTGTGGCTGATTATCGCTGGAGTGGCAGTGCCAACAGCCTTAAACCACGCTGAAAACAAGGACCTAGAGTGTAACGTTACACGCTGTTTTGAGAAATACACACCTGAAGAATGGAAGAACGGTTTCATAATCCTCTGCTGTGTCACTTTCTTTGGTATTTTAGTACCTTTCTGCATCATTCTGGGCTGTACGGTGGCAGTTGTGCGGCAGCTGAAAGGCTACAGCATGGCAACTTCCTCTAGCAGCACCGAGCTGAGTAAAAGCAAGATTGTGAAACTCTTTCTGTCTAACTTGCTCATCTATGCCATTTGTTTTATCCCATTTCACATTGCTTTTATCCTCTTCGGCCTGAGCAAACAAAACTACTTGCATGGAGATAATACTCTGAAAATTTACTTTAACCTACATACTGTTACCATGTGCATGGCCAGCACAAACAGCTGTCTGGACCCCTTGATCTACTATTTCAGCTCAAAGAATATTCAAGGTAGAACCAGATGTGACTCTTCATCCAAAACCGTCGGTCTCGGCCTGGTTCAGAGCATGAGTTGGAATGGACAGTAA
- the itm2cb gene encoding integral membrane protein 2Cb isoform X1 → MRPSMKKTDADWWTLTLKCTGSEGILFKFALCRALHSQHRSVLGGTVTTGCPNRRKLGRSVKMVKISFQQVTVQKPEKENDGDKEEIHMPYSHQDELVLPVRSKKSPFSGLWCVVLGLVIFLSGLIMASVFLYRYYFSPQIPEDSLFHCRVMYEDPLFAPLLGRQELEENVGIYLDDNYEQISVPVPDFGSSDPADIIHDFHRGLTAYYDIALDKCYVIELNTTIVMPPRNLWELLVNVKRGMYLPQTYIIQEEMVVTGRVRNMRQLGPFIHRLCYGKETYRLRRRSGQRRVDKRETRNCHSIRHFENTFVVETKICDRLLL, encoded by the exons ATGAGGCCATCTATGAAG AAAACAGACGCCGATTGGTGGACTCTTACGTTGAAGTGTACCGGAAGCGAGGGAATCCTCTTTAAGTTCGCCCTCTGTCGAGCGCTCCATTCACAGCACAGAAGCGTCCTTGGCGGTACAGTCACTACTGGATGTCCTAACCGCAGAAAACTAGGAAGAAGCGTCAAAATGGTGAAGATATCTTTTCAGCAAGTAACTGTACAGAAGCCGGAAAAGGAGAACGATGGAGACAAAGAGGAAATTCACATGCCCTACTCTCAC CAGGATGAGTTGGTGCTCCCGGTAAGATCTAAGAAGTCGCCCTTTAGTGGCCTTTGGTGCGTCGTGCTCGGCTTGGTGATCTTCCTGTCAGGCTTGATCATGGCGTCTGTATTCCTGTACCGATACTACTTCAGCCCGCAG ATCCCAGAGGACAGTTTGTTCCACTGTCGGGTGATGTACGAGGACCCCCTGTTCGCCCCATTACTCGGAAGACAGGAGCTAGAGGAGAACGTGGGCATCTACCTGGATGACAACTACGAGCAGATCAGCGTGCCTGTGCCCGACTTTGGAAGCAGCGACCCAGCTGACATCATTCATGACTTTCACAGG GGACTCACAGCTTACTACGACATTGCGTTGGATAAGTGCTATGTTATTGAACTCAACACGACAATCGTCATGCCGCCCAGGAACCTGTGGGAGCTGCTTGTCAATGTCAAG CGGGGGATGTATTTGCCCCAGACCTACATCATTCAGGAAGAGATGGTGGTGACGGGGCGTGTTAGGAACATGCGTCAGCTGGGACCCTTCATCCACCGGCTCTGTTATGGAAAAGAAACCTACAGACTGAGGCGGCGTAGCGGCCAAAGAC GTGTCGATAAGAGGGAGACCAGGAACTGCCACAGCATCCGGCACTTTGAGAACACGTTTGTCGTAGAGACAAAGATTTGCGACCGACTCCTGCTGTAG
- the itm2cb gene encoding integral membrane protein 2Cb isoform X2 gives MRPSMKKTDADWWTLTLKCTGSEGILFKFALCRALHSQHRSVLGGTVTTGCPNRRKLGRSVKMVKISFQQVTVQKPEKENDGDKEEIHMPYSHDELVLPVRSKKSPFSGLWCVVLGLVIFLSGLIMASVFLYRYYFSPQIPEDSLFHCRVMYEDPLFAPLLGRQELEENVGIYLDDNYEQISVPVPDFGSSDPADIIHDFHRGLTAYYDIALDKCYVIELNTTIVMPPRNLWELLVNVKRGMYLPQTYIIQEEMVVTGRVRNMRQLGPFIHRLCYGKETYRLRRRSGQRRVDKRETRNCHSIRHFENTFVVETKICDRLLL, from the exons ATGAGGCCATCTATGAAG AAAACAGACGCCGATTGGTGGACTCTTACGTTGAAGTGTACCGGAAGCGAGGGAATCCTCTTTAAGTTCGCCCTCTGTCGAGCGCTCCATTCACAGCACAGAAGCGTCCTTGGCGGTACAGTCACTACTGGATGTCCTAACCGCAGAAAACTAGGAAGAAGCGTCAAAATGGTGAAGATATCTTTTCAGCAAGTAACTGTACAGAAGCCGGAAAAGGAGAACGATGGAGACAAAGAGGAAATTCACATGCCCTACTCTCAC GATGAGTTGGTGCTCCCGGTAAGATCTAAGAAGTCGCCCTTTAGTGGCCTTTGGTGCGTCGTGCTCGGCTTGGTGATCTTCCTGTCAGGCTTGATCATGGCGTCTGTATTCCTGTACCGATACTACTTCAGCCCGCAG ATCCCAGAGGACAGTTTGTTCCACTGTCGGGTGATGTACGAGGACCCCCTGTTCGCCCCATTACTCGGAAGACAGGAGCTAGAGGAGAACGTGGGCATCTACCTGGATGACAACTACGAGCAGATCAGCGTGCCTGTGCCCGACTTTGGAAGCAGCGACCCAGCTGACATCATTCATGACTTTCACAGG GGACTCACAGCTTACTACGACATTGCGTTGGATAAGTGCTATGTTATTGAACTCAACACGACAATCGTCATGCCGCCCAGGAACCTGTGGGAGCTGCTTGTCAATGTCAAG CGGGGGATGTATTTGCCCCAGACCTACATCATTCAGGAAGAGATGGTGGTGACGGGGCGTGTTAGGAACATGCGTCAGCTGGGACCCTTCATCCACCGGCTCTGTTATGGAAAAGAAACCTACAGACTGAGGCGGCGTAGCGGCCAAAGAC GTGTCGATAAGAGGGAGACCAGGAACTGCCACAGCATCCGGCACTTTGAGAACACGTTTGTCGTAGAGACAAAGATTTGCGACCGACTCCTGCTGTAG